The following proteins are encoded in a genomic region of Coffea eugenioides isolate CCC68of chromosome 6, Ceug_1.0, whole genome shotgun sequence:
- the LOC113775563 gene encoding beta-amyrin 28-monooxygenase-like, protein MEVLYVTLLSFSVVFVSFAIHFLFFKSKSGSSGRLPPGKTGWPVIGESYEFLSTGWKGYPEKFILDRIAKYSSNVFRTHLLGEKAAVFCGAAGNKFLFSNENKLVQAWWPDSVNKVFPSSTQTSSKEEAIKMRKMLPNFLKPEALQRYIGIMDHIAGRHFSSGWENKDQVEVFPLCKNYTFWIASRLFVSVEEPTEVAKLLEPFNVLAAGLISVPVDLPGTPFNKAIKASNEIRKMLVSIIKQRQIDLADGKASPTQDIMSHMLTTSDENGKFMQELDVADKILGLLIGGHDTASSACTFIVKYLAELPEIYEGVYKEQMEIANSKAPGELLNWEDIQKMKYSWNVACEVLRLAPPLQGAFREALNDFMFNGFSIPKGWKIYWSANSTHRNPECFPEPLKFDPTRFDGSGPAPYTFVPFGGGPRMCPGKEYARLEILVFMHHVVKRFKWEKIIADEKIVVDPMPIPAKGLPVRLYPHKA, encoded by the exons ATGGAGGTTTTGTACGTTACACTCCTTAGTTTCTCTGTGGTCTTTGTATCTTTTGCAATCCACTTCCTCTTTTTCAAGAGCAAATCAGGGTCATCTGGACGTTTGCCTCCCGGAAAGACCGGATGGCCGGTGATCGGAGAAAGCTACGAGTTCCTCTCCACCGGCTGGAAGGGTTATCCTGAAAAGTTTATCTTAGATCGCATAGCTAAGTATTCTTCCAATGTTTTCAGGACTCATCTGTTGGGTGAGAAAGCTGCTGTCTTCTGTGGCGCCGCTGGAAACAAGTTTTTGTTCTCAAATGAGAATAAGCTTGTTCAGGCATGGTGGCCTGACTCTGTCAACAAGGTCTTCCCATCTTCAACACAAACTTCATCAAAAGAAGAAGCCATCAAGATGAGAAAGATGCTTCCAAACTTCCTGAAACCCGAAGCTTTGCAACGATACATCGGTATCATGGATCATATTGCTGGAAGACACTTTTCTTCTGGTTGGGAAAACAAGGATCAAGTGGAAGTTTTCCCACTTTGCAAGAACTACACGTTTTGGATAGCTTCCAGATTGTTTGTGAGCGTTGAGGAGCCAACTGAAGTTGCTAAGTTGCTCGAACCATTCAACGTTTTGGCAGCCGGGCTTATTTCTGTCCCTGTTGACTTGCCCGGAACACCTTTCAACAAGGCTATAAAGGCATCTAATGAAATCAGAAAGATGCTTGTTTCTATCATCAAGCAGAGGCAGATTGATTTGGCAGATGGCAAGGCATCCCCTACTCAAGATATCATGTCTCACATGCTTACAACAAgtgatgaaaatggaaaattcaTGCAAGAATTGGACGTTGCTGATAAGATTCTTGGTTTACTCATTGGAGGCCATGATACTGCAAGCTCTGCATGCACTTTCATCGTCAAGTATCTTGCTGAGTTGCCTGAGATCTATGAAGGAGTCTACAAGG AACAAATGGAAATTGCCAATTCAAAAGCGCCTGGTGAATTGTTGAACTGGGAAGACATTCAGAAGATGAAGTACTCATGGAACGTGGCATGCGAAGTGCTCAGACTTGCTCCTCCTCTTCAAGGAGCATTCAGAGAAGCTCTTAATGATTTCATGTTCAATGGATTTTCAATCCCCAAAGGCTGGAAGATTTACTGGAGTGCAAATTCAACCCATAGAAATCCAGAATGCTTCCCTGAGCCCTTGAAGTTTGATCCAACAAGATTTGACGGATCAGGACCTGCACCCTATACATTTGTACCCTTTGGTGGAGGGCCTAGGATGTGCCCCGGAAAAGAGTATGCCCGCCTGGAAATTCTCGTTTTCATGCATCATGTGGTGAAGAGATTCAAGTGGGAGAAAATAATTGCTGATGAGAAAATTGTGGTTGATCCGATGCCAATTCCTGCCAAAGGTCTTCCAGTGCGTCTTTATCCACACAAAGCATAA